The Staphylococcus haemolyticus region TTTAATAATCAAAACATTGTTTTATTAAGTACTTTTTTGTTTACTTCTTAATTTCATTTAGTTATAATTAAATAAATAATATAGCATTAAATTAATTTAATAAAATTCTTTTAATCTAAATTATTTAAGTAATTTTAACTATTATAAGACGTTATATATAATTTAACGGGCAAAATAGAAAAAGCGCACAATTAGTTGGGGAGGTTTCAAAATGGCAATTTCAAAAATCAATGATTGTTTCGAATTATTAGCAATGATCACATACGCAGATAAATTAAAAAACATCATTAAAAAAGAATTTTCAATTAGCTTTGAAGAATTCGCAGTTTTAACATATATTAGTCAAAGTAAAGAAGATGAATATTATTTAAAAGATATTATTAATCACTTAAACTATAAACAACCACAAGTAGTTAAAGCAGTGAAAAATTTATCTCAAGAAGATTATTTTGATAAAAAACGTAATGAACACGATGAAAGAACTGTATTAATTCTCGTAAATAGTACACAACGTAAAAAAATCGATTCATTATTAAATAAAGTAAATACTCGTATCGAAGAAGCTAACAAAGAAACTGAATTATAATTTCTTTGTGGCTTTTCTAATTCTATTCGTTTTCGATATGAATTTATAACCCTGAGATATTAATTTTAAATAACAAAGCCAGTAAATGAAATTCGTAAATTTCACTTACTGGCTTTTTTGTATATCATATGACGTATTACAAATGTATTTTAAATTAAAATGTTTTTATCTAATATATTAATGTAAAAGCTTTATTTCATGATTCATCAAACAGACATCCACTTATAAAAATTACTGATATCATTTAATGATTCACTTCTGTTATCTGTTCAACATTTTCTAAAAAACTTAAATATAAGACTAGAAACTTATCTTCTTCTTCAACATAGGGTGCATGTCCAGATTCTTCAAATAAAACCTTCTCAACATTTTGATATCGCTCTTCTATTTTATAATGATTCTTATCATTTATAATTGGATCATAGCGTCCGTTTATAATTAATGTAGGAACTTTAACATAATGCGTGTACCCTTTATTCGCATAAGCCGTATCTAAAAGTGCTCTGCTTGCTATAGCACTATCCTCGGAATTTTGTTTACTGTATAAGCGTTGCCGTTGAATCCATTTCATTGCTGATTCTTGTTCTTTATAGATATACGGGAATAGTAAAAGTAATGCTTCAGATTTATTAAACCCTGCAATTTCGTCTTGGTGCTCAATCATTAATTTCGTAAAACCATGAACGATATCCTCAGCTTTTGAAGAGATAATTGTTAAAGATAATACATGATTTTCATGTTTTTCGGTAAATTCTCTAGCAATTATCCCTCCCATATCATGACCTAATAGATGCACTTTCTTTAAGTTTAATTTATCGATAAGTACATATAAATCTTTCACATGATCTTCTAAGTTATATGAATCAGGACGTGACGATTTACCATGTCCTCGAACATCATACGCAATCACTCTATAGTTTTGTTGAAGTTGTTTGTTTAATAAATCAAACGCTGCCGAATTACCATCTAAGCCATGAATTAAGATAACGGGGCTGCCATGTCCTTCATCTTGATAAGCTAATTTTGTTTGGTTTAACGTTTCGATTTTTTTCATATTGGCACCTCCCTTAATTGTTACTATACCCACTTCATTAAAAGTTACGCTATGAATGTTCTTAACTTTATTAAAAATATTATTATATAAATATTTTTTTAATTAAAAAAGCACTTGTAACAAGTGCTTTTTAACTCAGTCAATGACTGCCAATATAATAACGCCTGAGACATTGCTGATGTCCCAGGCTCTATTCATAAGTTAATTTACTTATCTATTTTGAACTGGGGATGTAAACTCAAATAATATTTATTTCAAGCTTATGTTAATTAAGCGTTACACCCTCGTTCTTGATGATAATTTAATTGTATAAAAAACGATCAATGCCACTATCATGATCCATATAATAAGAGAAATGATTTGTGCAATTTCAGGTTTTGTCACTACTGCATCTATCGTCTTTTGACAGAATAATAAACCAATTGCGGTGTACTCTATTTTTTTAAAAAAGACACCAATTAAGCTTAGTATAATACCTATAAAAAAGACGACTTGATGACTATAAATAGTGATGGGAATGATTCCCCAATTTAGATTAAAAGCACGCATAATGATTAAAATTAGTGCAATTATCGCAACGATATACCCTAGTATCATTTCAAAACGATTGCTATATAGAAATTTCTTCTTATCAATACGAATATTAATAAAAATCGTTAATGGAAAAATGATTATACAATAGAATATAGAAATTGCTGTAGCCGCTTGAAATGGCACATATTGCTTATCATAAAGATATGATATTAAGATAAAATTCATAATAAAGAAAATAACAGGATTCGTTTGTAAACCGAATAAATTTCGTTGAATAATCAAAATGATTTGTGCTGAAGATTTGCCACGATAATCTAAATAATCTTCATCTTTTGATTCAGACTTTTTTAAATCATTGCGCAAATTTTCTTTTATATCATCGATTAAATTAGGTGCCATCCCTTTGTGGCTAAAGTAATCGTTAATATTTTCAAGTAACACTTTATCGTTGGTTCTCATGAGTTACTCCTTTGCTATGGTTTAATAACATCTATACGATTTGTTAATTGTTCAATTTAAAATTTTATCATACATTGACATTATTTTCTGTTTAATGACGAAAAATAAGAGCATGACGTTATTCAAAAGTTAGAATTTAACGTCATGCTCCTAGTGATGGAATTATAAAATTTGTTATTTTTATTATTTAGCAAGATCAATACGATATAATTTTAAGTTTTTATCTTGAGGTGAATTTGAGCCAAATTGATAGCTTGTTTTACCTTTTTGAATATATCCAAAATTGCCACTTACTTTATTATATTGAACTCGTGCCACTGCATTTTGGCCTAAACTTTTCTTAACTTGATTATAAGTTGGGCCATTAGCTTCATTATAAGTCATAGAAACTCTTGTAACATAACCTTGGTTCTTTTTACCTACTGCAGTTACAACTAATAAACCTTTATTTGTGCGATACTCATAATAACCTTCATTGTTGCTTGGATTTTTAGAATAAATCGGTGTACCATATTTGTTTGAAACATTTTTGATTGATTCGCCAAGTGTAATATTTTCTAATGATTTTTCACCTTGAGTTAATTGTTGAACTGTTTGAATTGTATTACCGCTAGCTGCTTCAGCATGATTAACGCCTACTCCTGTCATTACTAGTCCTGAGACTATAAATGCCGCTACTAATTTTTTCATAAGCACTCTCTCCTTTATCTCATTTCTCGTCTTGTGCTTATTCATAGTATACCCCATTTATTACTAAAATAACACTATTATTACAAAAATGTTACAAATTAAGTTATTTTATGTAACAAATTAGGATGACGACTGAAGTTATCCTAACAACAATTAGTGCTCAGGCATATATTTCTTAATAAATGGTGTTACATCTTTAATAAACTTATCTTTCTCTTCCTCAAAAGGATATAAACTTGATTGAGCATACACATCAAATTGTGACTCTTTAACTAAATCAGCTACTTCTTTAGATTCAAGTGTTGTAATACGCTCACCATGTTCTCCCGCAATAATTAACGTCGGTTTCGTTACATGTTTAAATATGCTTGAAATCGCAGTTTCTTTGAACACATCTTCAATCGCTTGTGTCTCCTCCTTTGTAGAAATTACGTTCGTATCCTCAACATGTTTTAAAAACTTATCAACTTTTCTCGGCTTATAATAACGATGCTTTTCTAAAAACTTATTTTGTTTTTCGTCATCCCAGTTTCTAATTTTATGTGAATATTTTCTGAATAAACGTTCTTCAGGTAATTCACCCTCAATAGATGTTGGTGTTACCATTATGAGGGATGACACATAATTAG contains the following coding sequences:
- a CDS encoding SA0570 family protein, with protein sequence MKKLVAAFIVSGLVMTGVGVNHAEAASGNTIQTVQQLTQGEKSLENITLGESIKNVSNKYGTPIYSKNPSNNEGYYEYRTNKGLLVVTAVGKKNQGYVTRVSMTYNEANGPTYNQVKKSLGQNAVARVQYNKVSGNFGYIQKGKTSYQFGSNSPQDKNLKLYRIDLAK
- the sarA gene encoding global transcriptional regulator SarA, which codes for MAISKINDCFELLAMITYADKLKNIIKKEFSISFEEFAVLTYISQSKEDEYYLKDIINHLNYKQPQVVKAVKNLSQEDYFDKKRNEHDERTVLILVNSTQRKKIDSLLNKVNTRIEEANKETEL
- a CDS encoding alpha/beta fold hydrolase, which codes for MKKIETLNQTKLAYQDEGHGSPVILIHGLDGNSAAFDLLNKQLQQNYRVIAYDVRGHGKSSRPDSYNLEDHVKDLYVLIDKLNLKKVHLLGHDMGGIIAREFTEKHENHVLSLTIISSKAEDIVHGFTKLMIEHQDEIAGFNKSEALLLLFPYIYKEQESAMKWIQRQRLYSKQNSEDSAIASRALLDTAYANKGYTHYVKVPTLIINGRYDPIINDKNHYKIEERYQNVEKVLFEESGHAPYVEEEDKFLVLYLSFLENVEQITEVNH
- a CDS encoding alpha/beta fold hydrolase, which encodes MDLFTRKGGLSLHYNTMGEGYPVVLVHTAYENASIFQNLAKELAKSFQVVLLDLRGHGYSDKPRQIDFKEFADDIIQLLDYLYIDESALIGHEMGAAIIADLAERYPNYVSSLIMVTPTSIEGELPEERLFRKYSHKIRNWDDEKQNKFLEKHRYYKPRKVDKFLKHVEDTNVISTKEETQAIEDVFKETAISSIFKHVTKPTLIIAGEHGERITTLESKEVADLVKESQFDVYAQSSLYPFEEEKDKFIKDVTPFIKKYMPEH